A genomic stretch from Abyssibacter profundi includes:
- a CDS encoding type I polyketide synthase, whose product MTRTPFDILCLSPAGFDHPAIAVAAARAGGIGLIDCEFCSDHDLVARELARALDATDGPLGLRILPEQADEAVALMQQAAPRSLTIVLIHGDIQRTCQSLVQLRSAGAEQVWLEVTHAEQLNTCTSEPDGYVLKGHEAPGFVGDDTAYILLQKALKQTSKPLFVRGGVGLNTAAACRLAGAAGIVLDDQCLLLRESPLDADRQAALARLNGGETRLLGEHLSATARVYGPPRHTLWTDVESLEQAAEADSRAEQSWSTKLRPLLGWDEPHQLAPIGQGIGVATTLRSLRTVGRVIQALRQRSQSNIEQAAAQAALAPDAAMAQSHGTRFPVVQGPMTRVSDSADFARRVAEGGGLPMLALALMRGDQVAKLLEDTRAAVGDRPWGIGLLGFVPQQLREEQIKAVLACKPSYALIAGGRPDQAAHFESEGIPAYIHAPAPALLKMYLEQGARRFVFEGRECGGHIGPIASFPLWEQMIDVLLQHSKPAEAGDIHVLFAGGIHDALSSAMVAAMAAPLVERGMKVGVLMGSAYLFTQDIVQAGAIVSGFQSEAVACQRTVSLATGPGHASRCADTRFAREFFDTRRSLIAKGAPASEISEVLEDLNLGRLRIASKGVNRDASGEIVSISDDDQHRDGMYMIGQVATLADGVQTIEALHESVSTAATARLTEWRQTRQERRAQARPSDIAIVGIGTLLPKADDPNDFWNIVLRKRKVTDVVPKSRWDWELYYDPDKAARDKVYSKWGGFLDEIAFDPLTFGIPPKSMKSIDPMQLLCLEATHRALSDAGYADGDFDRENTSIMLGAGGGVGDLGMQYGVRAEIPRFVDAPSDAVWDRLPEWTQESFAGVLQNVAAGRVANRLDFGGRNFTVDAACASSLAAVSLAVDDLESGRANVALAGGVDTVQGPFGYLCFSKTQALSPTGTARSFDKSANGIVISEGAAVLVMKRLADAERDGDRIYAVIKSVAGSSDGKALGMTAPRPEGQMRALDRAYAKAGFRPTDLGLIEAHGTGTPVGDKAEAETITRTLRAEGAPAQTVALGSVKTIVGHTKAAAGVTGLIKIALSLHHKILPAHVGVDDPIDTIADPESPVYLLDEPKPWLTRPGERRRAGVSAFGFGGTNFHAVLEGYDGELDTQAAPVGGQDWTEELFVLRAANADELSQALGRLITALRQGTNLPLRDLAYSLAMQADAAMERNEFPSACASIVAGDYDRLVQGLEVALESLQGDSKRPLPPHVVVSTQVPAQAPQVGFVYPGQGAQYVNMGREAALFLPDIRDGITRAHSVLGDELDALLDKLMWPQAAFDDASRKAQAAALTDTRVAQPAIGALELGMTRLVRRLGIQPQAAAGHSYGEYAALAAAGVLDDADFLRLSALRGRVMAEASATGTPGGMAAVQAEREQVTAALKAFPTLSVANHNAPTQTVISGPKTDIDRAATALNEQGLSTRVLPVSGAFHTELVAGAQKPLSKAIRKATLNPAQFPVYSNTTGAPYPDTPAAMYAQLERHMLSPVEFVSEIQAMHASGIQLFLEIGPKSICSNMIRQTLADQAVTTVALDANGGGLRGLLTALGQLTTAGVSMRLSRLFDGRPVRRIQLDRLAELVKPAALSPTTWYLSGGCARPMDDPILRMGKQPPLQREDAERAQLEQAALREAASRPTPPQPATTQAVPQAAQPISAATRPVQTAGSSEALAAYQQTMREFLSLQERVIQQYLAGGNTAAVAPEQAAASLPVQPPTLPVAPALAPLQVTPPAAETPAQDTPPPAAPANAAAAFDSAALQRLLLGIVSERTGYPDDMLDLDQDLEAELGVDSIKRVEILGALQKSLPDALGASMADDMENYTQSRCLRDILDRLSPKLEQTAGTPAAEPRPAEAAVAPGQALDTQALLLATVAELTGYPEDMLGLDQDMEAELGIDSIKRVEVLGAVQQALPAEAAAAMQSGMERFTQARTLHAIQTELAALPGLATTAAATARAPAAAPALDLRAALLGIVAELTGYPEDMLGLDQDLEAELGIDSIKRVEILGQFQQQLPAEASEAMQQTMEAFTQARSLQALIDLATPLVTADTAVESTAPSSASVQAAEPIDLKTSLLSIVAELTGYPQDMLGLDQDLEAELGIDSIKRVEILGQLQQTLPDEAAAQMQADMERYTQARSLQAILDAAITLESGHVPSLAPAAATPAANEPTPDVSARLLAIVADRTGYPEDMLGLDQDLEAELGIDSIKRVEIIGALQEALPAALATGMADRMEVLTQARTLQMIIDLVSQDEARNSAMTPPSPAAAATAKAAEVATNTSAHPEADPEADPATDTAPIYAMTATATTAPGLPDALDGQLLVTGPDTELSQAIRNAAGDRGAQVIVNADEAGDQLRWVIDTSGCETEDERARAAFFDFVATLRRLEPRLDGLQVISLSQLGGRFGRDGQDAPASAIAGAANGLFNCLRKEYPGLIARAVDFETNAPFDAMASRALAEVASRDEAFEAGYQAGDRLDFGTLPAAAHSDSAPAVTPQADWVTVVTGGARGITAAIVQRLAVPGMRLVLLGRSPLPTEEAPALAGVADDALQAAVIDQARAAGTPLKPADVQRQVNRLLADREIRRNLQQLESTGAIVDYRRCDVGDGDRFGALIDQLYEEFGRIDAVLHGAGVIEDKLFRDKTDVSFQRVFDTKVSAALTLADKLRPDGLKLCVFFASVAGRYGNQGQGDYAAANETLTRLACQLDARWPEARVLSIAWGPWDAGMASEAVKAKFRQQGIIPIPLAAGCQRFMDLLAGRGTGCAEVIVGEGPWPAPQRPAQASESRAAGLPLLRDELRMGPGGSMTLDHQFTLDSDPYLGDHRLDDTPVLPATGALEWMAEFTAASWPDWTVIEVRDLRALAGVTLQGGERAVHIKARAAAHSDPGSQAIAVEIQDPARKQALYKATVILAPHLPEAPALDAPAALTGPAYDAATLYTEHLFHQARFQLVDAVKAVTQQGIDALARPAPVAEWLEQASGQWLFDPGLLDVGPQLAIVWARVNHDRTALPSRFGRVRRFGLGPIEGPVQVTWRMREAPHAAAVAYDVYFHDAQGQLRLACEDMEGTMTSALNRLTGAQQ is encoded by the coding sequence ATGACCCGTACCCCATTCGACATTCTTTGCCTCAGCCCGGCCGGGTTCGATCATCCTGCCATCGCCGTGGCGGCCGCTCGGGCCGGAGGCATCGGTCTCATCGACTGCGAATTCTGTAGCGACCACGATCTCGTCGCCCGCGAACTGGCACGCGCGTTGGATGCAACGGACGGCCCCCTGGGCCTGAGAATCCTGCCCGAGCAGGCAGACGAGGCCGTCGCCCTGATGCAGCAGGCGGCGCCCCGCTCGCTCACCATTGTGCTCATCCACGGGGATATCCAACGCACCTGCCAATCATTGGTGCAGCTACGCAGCGCCGGTGCCGAACAGGTCTGGCTAGAGGTCACCCACGCCGAGCAGCTGAACACCTGCACCAGCGAGCCCGATGGTTACGTCCTGAAGGGACACGAAGCACCGGGATTCGTCGGTGACGACACCGCATACATCCTGCTGCAAAAAGCGCTCAAACAGACCAGTAAACCGCTGTTCGTTCGCGGCGGGGTCGGACTCAACACCGCTGCGGCCTGCCGACTGGCGGGCGCTGCCGGCATTGTTCTGGACGACCAGTGCCTGTTGCTGCGCGAGTCGCCGCTGGATGCCGATCGTCAGGCAGCCCTGGCCCGGCTGAACGGTGGGGAAACCCGCCTGCTCGGAGAACACCTCAGCGCAACCGCCCGGGTCTACGGCCCGCCACGCCACACCCTATGGACGGATGTCGAATCGCTGGAGCAGGCCGCCGAAGCCGATAGCCGGGCCGAGCAGAGCTGGTCCACCAAACTGCGCCCCCTGTTGGGCTGGGATGAGCCGCACCAACTCGCGCCCATCGGCCAGGGCATTGGCGTGGCCACGACCCTGCGCTCGCTACGGACGGTCGGCCGCGTCATCCAGGCGCTGCGGCAACGCTCCCAAAGCAATATCGAACAGGCCGCTGCGCAGGCGGCGCTCGCACCCGACGCGGCAATGGCGCAGTCCCATGGCACGCGGTTCCCCGTGGTGCAGGGCCCGATGACCCGCGTATCGGATTCGGCGGATTTCGCTCGCCGGGTCGCCGAAGGCGGGGGGCTGCCCATGCTGGCCCTGGCCCTGATGCGAGGCGATCAAGTCGCCAAGCTACTCGAGGACACACGGGCTGCTGTCGGCGATCGCCCCTGGGGCATCGGCCTGTTGGGTTTCGTGCCCCAACAATTGCGCGAGGAACAAATCAAGGCCGTGCTGGCCTGCAAGCCCAGTTATGCCCTGATCGCCGGCGGACGCCCCGACCAGGCCGCACATTTCGAATCCGAAGGCATTCCTGCGTATATCCACGCGCCGGCGCCAGCACTGCTGAAGATGTACCTGGAGCAAGGCGCCCGTCGCTTCGTCTTTGAAGGCCGGGAATGTGGCGGCCACATCGGGCCGATTGCGAGCTTCCCGCTTTGGGAGCAGATGATCGACGTGCTGCTTCAGCACAGCAAACCCGCCGAGGCGGGCGACATCCACGTGCTGTTTGCCGGCGGCATCCACGATGCCTTGTCCAGCGCCATGGTCGCTGCCATGGCGGCGCCACTGGTTGAACGCGGCATGAAGGTCGGCGTGCTGATGGGCTCGGCGTATCTATTCACCCAGGACATTGTCCAGGCCGGCGCCATCGTGTCGGGCTTCCAATCCGAAGCCGTGGCCTGCCAGCGCACGGTCAGCCTGGCCACCGGCCCGGGGCACGCCAGCCGCTGCGCCGATACCCGCTTTGCACGCGAGTTTTTCGACACCCGGCGCAGCCTGATCGCCAAGGGCGCGCCGGCCAGTGAGATCTCCGAAGTGCTCGAAGACCTGAACCTGGGCCGCCTGCGTATTGCTAGCAAAGGCGTGAATCGCGATGCCTCGGGCGAGATCGTCTCGATTAGCGATGACGATCAACATCGCGATGGCATGTACATGATCGGCCAGGTCGCCACCTTGGCCGACGGCGTCCAGACCATTGAAGCCCTGCATGAGTCGGTCAGCACGGCGGCCACGGCGCGTTTAACCGAATGGCGGCAGACCCGCCAGGAACGCCGCGCGCAGGCCCGACCGTCCGATATCGCCATCGTCGGCATCGGCACGCTGCTACCCAAGGCAGATGATCCGAATGACTTCTGGAACATCGTGCTGCGCAAACGCAAGGTCACGGACGTCGTGCCCAAGTCGCGCTGGGACTGGGAGCTGTACTACGACCCGGACAAAGCCGCCCGCGACAAGGTGTATTCCAAGTGGGGCGGTTTTCTGGACGAAATCGCGTTTGATCCGCTGACCTTTGGCATCCCGCCAAAGTCGATGAAGTCCATCGACCCCATGCAGCTGCTCTGTCTCGAAGCCACCCATCGCGCGCTCAGCGATGCGGGCTATGCCGATGGTGATTTCGATCGGGAGAACACCAGCATCATGCTCGGGGCTGGCGGCGGCGTCGGTGACCTGGGGATGCAATACGGCGTGCGTGCAGAGATTCCCCGCTTTGTCGACGCACCCTCTGACGCCGTCTGGGACCGGCTGCCGGAATGGACGCAGGAATCCTTTGCCGGTGTGCTGCAAAACGTCGCGGCCGGTCGCGTGGCCAATCGCCTCGACTTCGGCGGCCGCAATTTCACGGTCGACGCCGCCTGCGCCTCATCGCTGGCTGCCGTAAGCCTGGCGGTAGACGATCTGGAATCGGGTCGCGCCAATGTTGCGCTGGCCGGTGGCGTGGACACGGTGCAAGGCCCGTTCGGCTATCTGTGCTTCTCCAAGACCCAGGCCTTGTCACCCACAGGCACGGCACGCAGCTTCGACAAGTCAGCCAACGGAATCGTGATTTCAGAAGGTGCGGCGGTGCTGGTCATGAAGCGCCTGGCCGATGCCGAACGCGATGGTGATCGCATTTACGCGGTGATCAAGTCGGTTGCCGGATCCTCGGATGGCAAGGCGCTGGGCATGACCGCGCCGCGACCCGAAGGCCAGATGCGCGCCCTGGACCGGGCCTACGCAAAGGCCGGATTCCGACCCACCGACCTGGGCCTGATCGAGGCGCATGGCACCGGAACGCCGGTCGGCGACAAGGCCGAGGCCGAGACCATCACCCGGACGCTGCGGGCCGAGGGCGCCCCCGCCCAGACGGTGGCACTGGGATCGGTCAAAACCATCGTCGGTCACACCAAAGCGGCCGCGGGCGTCACCGGGCTGATCAAGATTGCCCTGTCGCTGCATCATAAGATCCTGCCGGCCCATGTCGGCGTCGACGACCCGATCGACACCATCGCCGACCCCGAATCACCGGTCTATCTGCTGGACGAACCCAAGCCCTGGCTGACCCGGCCGGGCGAGCGCCGTCGCGCCGGCGTTTCGGCCTTTGGCTTCGGCGGCACGAATTTCCACGCCGTGCTCGAAGGCTACGACGGCGAACTCGATACGCAAGCAGCCCCGGTCGGTGGCCAAGACTGGACCGAAGAACTCTTCGTCCTACGCGCTGCCAACGCCGATGAGCTGTCGCAGGCACTGGGGCGGCTGATCACCGCCCTGCGCCAGGGTACGAACCTGCCGTTGCGCGACCTGGCCTATTCGCTGGCCATGCAGGCCGACGCGGCCATGGAGCGCAACGAATTCCCCTCGGCTTGCGCCAGCATTGTCGCCGGTGACTACGACCGGCTCGTCCAAGGGCTGGAAGTCGCACTGGAGTCACTGCAGGGAGATAGCAAACGCCCGCTGCCACCGCATGTTGTCGTCAGCACCCAGGTGCCTGCCCAGGCCCCACAGGTCGGCTTTGTCTACCCCGGCCAGGGTGCGCAGTACGTCAACATGGGGCGCGAGGCCGCGCTCTTCCTGCCCGATATTCGCGACGGCATCACCCGGGCCCATTCGGTGCTGGGTGACGAGCTCGACGCCCTGCTCGACAAGTTGATGTGGCCCCAGGCCGCCTTCGACGATGCCAGCCGCAAGGCCCAGGCCGCCGCACTCACCGACACCCGCGTGGCCCAACCGGCCATCGGCGCGTTGGAACTGGGCATGACGCGCCTGGTCCGCCGCCTGGGCATCCAGCCGCAGGCCGCCGCCGGCCATAGCTACGGTGAGTACGCGGCGCTGGCCGCCGCGGGTGTGCTGGATGACGCGGATTTTCTGCGCTTGTCGGCACTGCGCGGCCGCGTCATGGCCGAGGCATCGGCAACCGGCACACCGGGCGGCATGGCCGCCGTGCAGGCGGAGCGCGAACAGGTCACAGCCGCATTAAAGGCCTTCCCGACGCTGTCGGTGGCCAATCACAATGCACCGACCCAAACGGTCATCTCAGGACCCAAGACCGACATCGACCGCGCGGCCACCGCCCTGAATGAGCAAGGCCTGTCCACGCGCGTGTTGCCGGTTTCCGGCGCGTTCCACACCGAGCTGGTTGCCGGGGCACAAAAACCGTTGTCCAAGGCGATTCGCAAGGCCACCCTGAACCCAGCGCAGTTCCCGGTGTACAGCAACACCACCGGCGCACCCTATCCCGACACTCCGGCGGCCATGTACGCCCAGCTGGAGCGGCACATGCTCAGTCCGGTGGAGTTCGTGTCCGAAATCCAGGCCATGCACGCATCCGGCATCCAGCTGTTCCTGGAGATTGGCCCCAAGTCGATCTGCTCAAACATGATTCGCCAGACGCTGGCCGACCAGGCCGTCACGACCGTGGCACTCGATGCCAACGGCGGTGGCCTGCGAGGGCTGCTGACAGCGCTAGGGCAATTGACGACAGCCGGCGTTTCGATGCGCCTGTCGCGACTGTTTGATGGACGCCCTGTCCGTCGCATCCAGCTTGACCGTCTGGCCGAGCTGGTCAAGCCAGCGGCGCTGTCACCAACGACCTGGTATCTCTCCGGCGGCTGCGCCCGGCCTATGGACGATCCGATTCTGCGCATGGGCAAACAACCACCGTTGCAACGGGAAGACGCCGAGCGGGCCCAGTTGGAGCAGGCGGCCTTGCGCGAAGCCGCCAGCCGCCCGACCCCGCCGCAGCCGGCTACCACGCAGGCCGTGCCCCAGGCGGCGCAGCCTATTTCGGCGGCGACCCGGCCCGTCCAGACAGCCGGCAGCAGTGAGGCGCTGGCGGCCTACCAGCAGACGATGCGCGAATTCCTCTCCTTGCAGGAACGCGTGATCCAGCAGTATCTGGCCGGTGGTAACACGGCGGCCGTTGCACCGGAACAAGCCGCAGCATCCCTGCCCGTGCAACCCCCGACCCTGCCGGTGGCGCCCGCGCTGGCGCCCTTGCAAGTCACACCGCCGGCGGCCGAAACACCCGCTCAGGACACCCCACCACCTGCTGCACCTGCGAACGCGGCCGCCGCTTTCGACAGCGCGGCGCTGCAGCGGCTGCTGCTTGGCATCGTCTCGGAGCGCACCGGTTACCCCGACGACATGCTCGACCTGGATCAGGATCTCGAAGCCGAGCTGGGTGTCGACTCCATCAAACGCGTGGAAATCCTCGGGGCATTGCAGAAGTCACTGCCCGACGCGCTCGGAGCCTCCATGGCCGATGACATGGAGAACTACACCCAAAGCCGCTGCCTGCGAGACATTCTGGATCGCCTGAGCCCGAAGCTGGAGCAAACCGCCGGGACCCCGGCTGCTGAACCCCGCCCAGCTGAGGCTGCGGTCGCCCCCGGCCAAGCGCTGGACACGCAGGCGCTGCTGCTGGCCACCGTGGCCGAACTCACGGGTTACCCCGAGGACATGCTAGGCCTGGATCAGGACATGGAGGCCGAGCTGGGCATCGACTCCATCAAACGCGTCGAGGTGCTGGGTGCTGTCCAGCAGGCGCTACCTGCAGAAGCCGCAGCGGCCATGCAGTCCGGAATGGAGCGCTTTACCCAGGCCCGGACACTGCACGCCATTCAGACCGAGCTGGCAGCCCTGCCGGGTCTTGCGACTACAGCCGCGGCCACCGCCCGTGCACCGGCCGCCGCCCCGGCCCTGGACCTGCGTGCCGCCCTGCTCGGCATTGTTGCCGAGCTCACCGGCTATCCGGAGGACATGCTGGGCCTGGACCAGGATCTGGAAGCCGAGCTGGGCATCGACTCCATTAAACGCGTGGAGATTCTCGGCCAGTTTCAACAACAACTGCCTGCCGAGGCCTCGGAGGCCATGCAGCAGACCATGGAGGCCTTCACCCAGGCCCGCAGCCTGCAGGCCCTGATCGACTTGGCCACCCCATTGGTGACGGCCGACACCGCCGTCGAATCGACGGCACCGTCATCTGCCTCCGTACAGGCCGCAGAGCCCATTGATCTCAAGACCAGCCTGCTGTCCATTGTCGCCGAGCTCACCGGCTACCCCCAGGACATGCTGGGCCTGGACCAGGATCTGGAAGCCGAGCTGGGCATCGACTCCATCAAACGCGTGGAGATTCTCGGCCAGCTGCAACAAACGCTGCCCGACGAGGCGGCAGCACAGATGCAGGCCGACATGGAGCGCTACACCCAGGCCCGCAGCCTGCAGGCCATTCTGGATGCGGCGATCACCCTGGAGTCTGGCCATGTCCCGAGCCTGGCGCCTGCCGCGGCGACGCCCGCCGCCAACGAGCCGACCCCGGATGTCAGCGCCCGACTGCTGGCCATCGTCGCCGACCGCACCGGCTACCCGGAAGACATGCTGGGTCTGGACCAGGACCTGGAAGCCGAGCTGGGCATTGATTCCATCAAACGCGTGGAGATCATCGGCGCGCTGCAAGAGGCCTTACCGGCCGCGCTGGCGACGGGAATGGCCGATCGCATGGAGGTGCTTACCCAGGCGCGCACCCTGCAAATGATCATCGATCTGGTCAGCCAGGATGAGGCGCGCAACTCCGCGATGACACCCCCCTCGCCGGCCGCAGCAGCCACTGCCAAGGCTGCCGAAGTCGCGACCAACACCTCGGCCCACCCCGAGGCGGATCCTGAGGCCGATCCCGCGACCGACACCGCACCGATCTATGCCATGACCGCCACGGCCACCACGGCGCCGGGTTTGCCCGATGCGCTCGACGGGCAGTTGCTGGTCACCGGTCCCGACACCGAGCTGAGCCAGGCCATCCGGAACGCCGCAGGCGACCGCGGCGCCCAGGTCATCGTTAACGCCGATGAGGCCGGCGACCAGCTGCGCTGGGTCATCGATACCTCAGGCTGCGAAACCGAGGATGAGCGTGCACGCGCGGCCTTCTTCGATTTCGTGGCAACCCTGCGCCGGCTGGAGCCGCGACTCGATGGACTACAGGTCATCTCGCTAAGCCAGCTGGGTGGCCGATTCGGCCGTGATGGGCAGGACGCCCCCGCCTCGGCCATCGCCGGCGCCGCCAACGGGCTGTTCAACTGCCTGCGCAAGGAATATCCCGGCCTGATTGCCCGTGCCGTGGATTTCGAGACCAACGCACCGTTTGACGCCATGGCCAGCCGGGCACTCGCCGAGGTCGCCAGCCGCGATGAGGCCTTCGAGGCGGGTTATCAGGCGGGAGACCGCCTGGATTTTGGCACCCTGCCCGCAGCCGCCCACAGCGACTCGGCGCCGGCCGTGACACCTCAGGCCGATTGGGTGACCGTGGTGACCGGCGGCGCCCGCGGGATTACCGCTGCCATCGTCCAGCGCCTGGCCGTCCCCGGTATGCGGCTGGTGCTGCTGGGTCGTAGCCCGCTCCCGACCGAGGAGGCGCCAGCGCTTGCAGGCGTTGCGGACGATGCGCTCCAGGCTGCGGTGATCGACCAGGCCCGTGCCGCAGGCACCCCACTCAAACCTGCCGATGTGCAACGTCAGGTCAACCGCCTGCTGGCCGACCGCGAAATTCGTCGCAATCTCCAGCAACTGGAATCCACGGGGGCCATCGTCGATTACCGTCGCTGCGACGTCGGCGACGGCGACCGCTTCGGCGCCTTAATCGACCAGCTCTACGAGGAGTTCGGTCGGATTGACGCCGTGCTCCATGGAGCAGGTGTGATCGAAGACAAACTGTTCCGTGACAAGACCGACGTCTCCTTCCAGCGTGTCTTTGACACCAAGGTGTCCGCTGCGCTGACGCTGGCGGACAAGCTGCGCCCGGACGGTCTCAAGCTCTGTGTATTCTTCGCCAGCGTGGCGGGCCGCTACGGCAATCAAGGCCAGGGTGACTACGCTGCGGCCAACGAAACCCTGACGCGCCTAGCCTGCCAGCTGGACGCACGCTGGCCCGAAGCGCGTGTGCTGTCGATTGCCTGGGGTCCCTGGGATGCCGGCATGGCATCGGAGGCCGTCAAGGCCAAGTTCCGCCAACAGGGCATCATCCCGATTCCCCTTGCAGCGGGTTGCCAGCGGTTCATGGACCTGTTGGCAGGCCGTGGCACGGGCTGCGCTGAAGTGATTGTCGGAGAAGGCCCCTGGCCGGCCCCGCAGCGCCCGGCGCAGGCCTCCGAATCCCGTGCGGCCGGGCTGCCACTGCTGCGGGATGAGCTACGCATGGGCCCCGGCGGATCCATGACCCTGGATCATCAGTTCACATTGGATTCCGACCCGTATCTAGGCGATCACCGCCTGGACGACACCCCCGTGCTGCCGGCCACCGGTGCACTGGAATGGATGGCCGAGTTCACGGCGGCCAGCTGGCCTGACTGGACGGTGATCGAAGTCCGGGATCTGCGTGCGCTGGCCGGTGTCACGCTGCAAGGTGGCGAGCGCGCCGTCCATATCAAGGCGCGGGCGGCGGCCCACTCCGACCCGGGATCGCAGGCCATTGCGGTGGAGATTCAGGACCCGGCTCGCAAGCAGGCGCTGTACAAGGCCACCGTCATCCTCGCACCCCATCTGCCCGAAGCCCCGGCGCTGGATGCACCGGCTGCACTCACCGGCCCGGCCTACGATGCCGCGACCCTCTACACCGAGCATTTGTTCCATCAGGCCCGCTTCCAGCTGGTCGATGCCGTGAAGGCAGTGACCCAGCAGGGCATCGATGCACTGGCACGCCCGGCGCCGGTAGCTGAGTGGCTTGAGCAGGCAAGCGGCCAGTGGCTGTTCGATCCCGGCTTGCTGGATGTGGGTCCGCAGCTGGCCATTGTCTGGGCGCGGGTCAACCACGATCGCACCGCCCTGCCCAGCCGGTTTGGCCGGGTGCGTCGCTTCGGGCTAGGGCCGATCGAGGGCCCCGTCCAGGTGACTTGGCGCATGCGTGAGGCGCCCCATGCCGCCGCCGTGGCCTATGACGTGTACTTCCATGATGCCCAGGGACAACTACGCCTGGCCTGCGAGGACATGGAAGGCACGATGACCAGCGCCCTCAACCGCCTGACCGGTGCCCAGCAGTGA
- a CDS encoding tetratricopeptide repeat protein, with product MPTEPDLSVPDDDTSVMLVREISAHIRSGSLDRAEAILRSRLAEQPRFAFGQLLLGMIYTRGKRYDEAVEACERALEINPRLAPAPLQIGRIQFEQDDHAGARRQVDRALDMDPNLAGGQLMLAALALEDDEVEAAEAALSEVLEIRPRHIAARLMLAEIYVDDGRIRKALRLLKAVVKDRPESFIARLRLGRVQAADRRYKAAAKTFQAAAASAARPARLHVLAGDALRCLGREADAGEAYQQALTHQPSLEPALYGLADTQIARGELQAAQQTLLGLLQTHPRAHAVFQRQGLIYAQQGFFEQAIRAFRAALRDDDSLIRRDPVLAELLAPGVDLATATAQVAERIRDLLLPRFAIPDRQTRQRQRDFALHFRQMMPRNHPIPANEQAA from the coding sequence ATGCCAACCGAGCCTGATCTGTCCGTGCCCGACGACGACACATCGGTGATGCTCGTGCGCGAAATCTCGGCACATATCCGGTCCGGTTCGCTGGATCGGGCCGAGGCCATCCTGCGCAGCCGGCTGGCAGAGCAGCCGAGATTTGCGTTCGGGCAGTTGCTGCTGGGCATGATCTACACCCGTGGCAAACGCTACGACGAGGCGGTGGAAGCCTGCGAGCGAGCGCTGGAGATCAACCCCCGGCTGGCCCCTGCCCCGCTGCAAATCGGCCGCATCCAGTTCGAACAGGATGACCACGCCGGTGCACGCCGTCAGGTGGATCGGGCGCTGGACATGGACCCCAATCTCGCCGGCGGCCAGCTCATGCTCGCCGCGCTGGCGCTGGAAGACGACGAGGTCGAGGCGGCCGAGGCCGCCTTGAGCGAGGTGTTGGAAATACGCCCCCGCCACATCGCCGCACGGCTCATGCTCGCCGAAATTTATGTCGATGACGGCCGGATCCGCAAAGCCCTGCGCCTGCTCAAGGCTGTGGTCAAGGATCGTCCGGAATCGTTCATCGCAAGGCTGCGGCTGGGTCGGGTCCAGGCCGCCGATCGACGTTATAAGGCCGCAGCCAAGACCTTCCAGGCCGCGGCAGCCAGCGCAGCCCGACCCGCCCGGCTTCATGTTCTGGCAGGTGATGCGCTGCGTTGCCTTGGCCGAGAGGCCGACGCGGGCGAGGCCTACCAGCAGGCGTTGACGCATCAACCCAGCCTGGAGCCCGCCCTCTACGGCCTGGCCGATACCCAGATCGCCAGGGGCGAGCTGCAAGCCGCACAACAAACCCTGCTGGGCCTGCTGCAAACGCATCCACGTGCGCATGCCGTGTTCCAACGCCAAGGCCTGATCTATGCGCAGCAAGGTTTTTTTGAGCAGGCTATCCGTGCCTTCCGCGCGGCACTACGAGATGACGATTCGCTGATCCGCCGTGATCCCGTCCTCGCCGAGCTGCTGGCGCCGGGCGTCGATCTCGCCACCGCAACAGCGCAGGTGGCCGAACGCATCCGCGACCTGCTCCTGCCCCGGTTTGCCATTCCCGATCGGCAAACGCGACAGCGGCAACGCGATTTTGCGCTGCATTTTCGCCAGATGATGCCGCGAAACCATCCGATTCCGGCCAACGAGCAGGCGGCTTGA